In Anabas testudineus chromosome 12, fAnaTes1.2, whole genome shotgun sequence, the genomic stretch GGGAAAGACTGCAGGAAGTTCAGATGTCACATTGCTGATGAACAGACAAAACATTCTTGGATGAAATTACTGGAATTACGTTCCTGCAGGTCAAAATAGCCCGAAGAGAAAGATACAACTCTGTGCTATAACCTGTAAAATAATCCGTCTACAGTGAACATATATGTTTGTGGCTGGTACCTGATTCCCGGCTGCCTTTTTCTTGTTCATCTGGTTGATTCTCTGCTGAGCGCTGCACAAAAAGCACATCATCAGGACATGCAGTGGTTTGGCCTCAAACTTGACATTAAATTGTTTGTCAGTAAATATGCAAGTTTCACAGTCTACACAGTGGAGTAGAAAGGTTAGTAACTCACTTGGCGAATCCAATAAAGTCCTCATGGTTGGTGTTCATGTAGGACAACTCGATGTCTATCAACAGCAACACCTGAACAGAGAAAGAGTATGAATAgaagaacaaatgttttcattcctTCATAACCTCTTTAGCCAGCAGCAGCCCTGGACTTGGCACTGGTTTGGTGCCTCAGTGGCATCAGCAGAAAGGATACTTCCTCTTATTCCTCATCTTATCATCAGGCTGGTAAATTTGCAGCTTCCTAAAGCATTTGAGTTGCTTGTTCCAGATGTAAACCAACAAAAAACTACTGCAACAAATAGTCAGTGTACTTTTCCTACATTATCATATTTGAACTGAACAAAGTGAAACGCTTCTACTTTAGCAGCAAATCACAGCTACTATAATGAATGCCATCTGTGGTatgacatgttgttttgttgtttaatgctGCTCTTTGTCTGCACAGTAGGATCTATAAGCCACCatttaacagtaaatgttaaGCATTACATTTTCAACACTACAAATGACTTTCCCTTCTTACTATGTGTAGTTTCTTTGTATGTTACCTGGTCCTTTGTGCGATTTTCTCTGTCCCTGATGTGCTGAGTGACgattctctccatctcctctctcaGCATAGGATACTGAGCCAGCTGCATAGCATAGACAATAGTAGGTaggtggcaaaaaaaaaaaaatgctaatgcaCACACATTGTCACATATCTACATACAGTTTCAGTAAACCACTGCATTACTCATCTCAccaaaccacaacacacagttccaccaacataacaaaatacatcacagaaacacagttaaacatgttACGTTGTGAGGGGCTTATCTCAGACTCTGCACAACCTGATCGTGTGGGCGGGTGGATGTGTGTTGGATTTAATGTGCAAATATATCCGTTGCCAAAATggaacaaatgcaaatgaatagTGCAAAGTCTGTGATAttaccacacaaacacaaaataaacaatgttcCTGGCAGAAAAGCTTTCTTTTCCCAGCACACTGTGGGTCTTTTTCCATGAGCTCATTGCAAACCCACGAACGCAGACATTGGTGGGCCTCCAATGTGACACAAACATATTTGGAGAAGTgtgaggaaagaagaaaaatccaAACCAAAATCCCAGcgcaagaaagaaaaatatacgCTGTTTTCTTGCAAGTTACAATGCATCTTTCACGTCTGTCAGATGGTTTGGGGAGTGAGTGCCTATCAACAGGCCTCATTCTGGCTCCCCAAGTTGATTTGCTGCTTCCCGGGACTTAGCCCAATTACAGAGTAGACGACATCCATGAGGAGTAGATGCTTTGTAATAATGGTGCACGCTGTTGGGATGGATGTCACACTAATTACTGGCATTAACGTGTACTGTGAATGTGTAAGTGTCTGAAACAAATAATGATAATTGCATTCTGCACGTCATGTCTGTCAAGCCTTCCATCTTACCACACAGTGTtgtgcaacagcagcagaaatactCACTGTGCAGGTTGCAGAACCAAAAACTGAGCAATTGAGGCAtggagtgtgtttttctgcactaATGTTAGCATGCCTGGCTAACTACTTATAGCTTCAGTAGTAACCAAGCATTACATACAATGTGATTCATTTATGTCATTAGCAAATCACATGGATCTGTGAGGTTTTAAAGTTATAGTCTGAGAGAAAAACCCAGGTTCAGGGCTTAAACATCTGCCACGATGGAGCGGGGCCTGAATGCTACGTTTATTGAACAGATGCTGCTCTCTGTTGGAGTTAGAGTTAATTAGTTGGCTGGCGACGGTACAAATGTATTACTGAAATCAAAGCCCattgtttaaaaacaattatATTCTATTCTAACccatacaaaatgttttattctggaAACTTGTCAACTTGGTAAGCAGTGAGGTATAGAAATCACTAAAAGCAACATTCAGTACTGTATCCTGCTGAAAAGGTGCATTGTAACTTGTCTGTCAAAAGTGTTCTCGGTCTAAAAatttgcacagaaacacaaaacactgtccacacttttttttttttacaaaaaaggCAGCAGGCAGAGGGACTCACATCAGTCAGACTGACATGCAATgcaaaggagaaaggagagagggagggatgggagAAGATGGGCGGAGGAAGACTTCACGCTGACCCCTCTGTGGATTTTCCCaaacactgtgtatttaaataaaatacgtCTCAGAAAGTGAAATcgagatttaaataaaaagagaaatccaAAGGAGGTCACGGATTATTTTGGTGATTAGCTTTGAGAGGAAGCAGCCCGTTAAAAGGGTTAGAGGACGACGGGATGGAGAggacaaaagagaaagaaaaagaaataaagagactCTCTAAATATGTCAATTAGTCAGTGAGTGGAACCACACAACCAGTCACTCCACTGCATTAAGCCAtactgacaaagacaaaaaagtgtGATTCTAATACATATTATAGGATTTTTAGGCATCATGAGgtcaaatataaaagaaaattctCTAACATGCAGGTTGAGAGGAAataattgtgttattttcaaTATAAGGCCAAGAACTGATCAAGGACAAACTAAAATGTGGATAGTAAATTAACGAAGGATAGACCGATACCTGCTGGTTAATGTgtgtgatttatatttattatattttgtagtGTATTTGCAACTATGTGTGTTTAGCaagcatgaaataaaaaaaataataattcagaaatgtttatttaaatgtattaaatcctgtaaatgaaatatttttcatcTAATATAAAGATTCATACATTTTTCCATTACTCCTACATATAACAGTACTGCAGATGATAAAGCAATAGAAAGTAAACCATCTGAAGTTTGTCATGGTTTAGTCCATCAAATTTGGTTAAATAGCAGTTGatgtaaatcaataaatgtgCAGTTGAACATTACAGTAACTATCATTTTCCTATTTTTGTTAATCTCATAAATCTCCTGATATAAGTTCTTAGGGAAACGTGTCCAGCCATCGGTCTACCCATAACTGTACAATTAACAGAGATAGTACAAGTGGCTTGGTTCTCTTCAGGATTTTACCTTTTGACTACACTTTTGAATGGTGAAGGTGAGTTCACTCACTACCATATCTATACACTTCAGTGTGGGCTCCTTCAGCTTTTGGATCTGCTTTTTCACTATTGCCTCAAAGGCCAGGTCAGGGGTGAACAGCCCCGTCCTGTAGGGACAAGCAGGCGGCACGGGAGAGAGGAGTaaaaatcaaaagaaagaagagaaaaaagagaaaaaagagtgGGGAAAGAGGAGAAGTCGAAGCACCAATATGAAGATTTGTAAGAGGAGAACAAGTGACtaggtgaaacaaacaaatacaaaaagaagTGAATACAGATGGTGAAGGAGAGGGACGAAAAAACTGATGAGGTAGGTAAAAATTTAAGATGGAACAGAAGAAACAATCaattaaagaggaaaagaaggagagtTGTGGGACTTAAGGAATAAACAGCACAGAAGGAAGAAAATGCAAGTGAGACATCTGGTTTCCCTTGAAGCCATTCTAAAACAGGGCAGTGTTGGGATCTCTCTCTAtcaacagagaaagaaaagataaaaaaaaatggcagaaattgggagagaaagaggaagatatAGAGAGAGAACCCAGTCTGCATAAATCCACCAGCCAAAAACTCCAAGCAACGCTctgcaaaacagcagctgtgcaaCCCAACATTCAGCCAAGACTCCCTGACTCCTGGACCTGACTCCCACACGTCCCTCCTTCACGTCTGACTCCTAGAGGATGCATAAGCGCAGCATTTATTATCCCCAGGTTTACAGATTGTAGCTCCGTTGAAATCGCTTGGTCGCAGCGGATCAATTTGGATAAAGACTACTGCTCTTTCTCTTGGCTGCACTCGCGAGCCTCTGATGCGGAGAATGCGCCACTGAGGCCTGTTTAAGAGCTAAGACCATCGTGACTCCTGTCTGCTGCAGGTGCACAGCTGCAGTCTCGCACACAATTAAGTCTGAAAACTGAGGTCATCCAATACGGCTGCCAGTTATGTCAAGTGATCGTGTTCTTATCAAAATTCTCAAAAATATCTCACAGATTGATTTATTGATTCATTGATGTGTTGAGATATTGCCCAATTTCCTTTTAGCATCAAGTAAAAACCTACCTACACAAATAGTATACAGGAATTTGAATATACCCTAGTATTTAGTGTACAGTTATGTTTTGTTAGCAGCTGTATTTCGATGACAGCTCAGCCTCCACACTGGTTTTCCTCAGCACAGCTTTCTGTCACAGCCTGTCCAGCCAAAAACTGTCCAAAGTAGGCAGCTAGGTAACCGCAGCCCACCCTGCTACTCCAGGTGTCCCCTTCGCTGTCCAAAAACAACGAGGGCTGAAGGGAGCCAGGTGGTTACAGTAAAAGGGAGTGAACAGCAGAGGGACTTTGCAGATGAGGCTCGAACAACACAAAAATGCTATCCAGcgtttgctttcattttttacCTTCTTGGTACACTGCCTAACTGTATTGACTAGCTCAGAAATGACCATGTCCACACATTTGGTGCAAGGCTCTTTAATCTTCCCAATCTGCCTTTTCACAATGGTCTCAAAGGCCATGTCCGGAGTGAAGAGGCCAGTTCTGCCCAGCAGAGAGAGAACCAGCCACAGGGTCAGTAATGAGCAGGATagtggagagaaagaaggagggaggagggttGGGTAAAGAGAAGAGTGTTAATTTGAAAGAATTATGGTCTATTGCTGAGCTTTTCCCCCCAAACATGAATTATAtttgacagaaaaaaggaaatggaaaggGGGGCtattaaaacacttaaaaagcaacaaatgtcACATAATTTGAAGGATCCTGCACTTAACTGGGAAACTGCACAAAATCTCCAGTCATCCTCCCTCAAAGGTTGTAAAGAGTAAGTATGTTAATGTGGATGAGCTGGAGCACGATCCATCAATTCATACACAAGAAGgcatttcattatttccacGAAAGGAGACGAGCACTCGAGCTAAATCTTGACGTCAGCTAGACAGGTCAAGTCAATTAGATGCGGCAGAGGTGACTAAAGATGGAGAAACAGGGAGAGGTGATGGTATTGAGGATGGAGGGGTGAGTTGGAAAGCAGACGTGCCTGATGCCGTGAATGTTCTTAATGGCGTAGCTGATCTCCTTGCGAAGCTCCTTCTCGTCAAACTCcatctgcaaaaaaaataaaacaaggtaGGTTTGCAGCAACTGAGTTAGAATCTATTTAATCTAATCATACGCGTATATATTGATTCTTAAATGTCCTTCTTGGAGAGATTGAAATAACACATTGTGTTATGTGCACATAACACTGTTATCACTACTACACCACTAAATTCcttaaaaatctgttttcagtATCTAATTTTTATTTGCTGCAATATTATGTTCCACACAAAGTTTAATATATTCTCCAAAGTCTTTATtatgaacatataaaacataataatgaaCCAACTTCTAATGTATCTGGCAGACTCTGAGCTACCGGTTAGAAAGCAACCTGCTCTGTCGTCTCGGTGGGAAACCGACAGAGCATTTTTCTGCTGCCTCAGTCACAGGCAGCAAGTTTTATATCctcagagggagagtgagagaggacgAAGGCAGGAGATAGATGAAAGaagggagaggaaggaagggaagggtaacagctgactgacagagaaaaaaaagggttttatATGAGAGGTTAGGTAAAAGtcttaaagagacagacagtaaaGGTGATGTGCAAGGAGAACAGAGGGCACTTGGTATGTGTCTATGCACCTAGTGACGTGCCTTATTGAAATAAACGCCAAATGTGGCATCCACACACCTTGACCAGCTCAAAAGGGAAGCGTTCATGGAAGATGCGATTAATCCTGGCGCCACCTGAGAGCTCAGCTGTGTCAATCTGGTCCCCAGAACCCTCTATACACTTCTCAAAGTCCACAGAGAACTGCTGCACCATCCTGCAGGGAGCCAGAGGCACAGACATCAACAAATCCATGAATATGTTTAGATCTACCTGTGCAGCTATACGGCGTACTCACTGTAGCAGAGCCTTGGTCTTTCGAGATGGATCGTCGGGTCTGAAGTTCTTGTACTCCTCGACCTCTTTCTCTATGGAGAGAAGCTGACTCTGCAGCTTGGCCCGCAGACCTGGCAGGGTGTCCCGGATGTGGTTGGTGAGTTGCTgagcaggtcaaaggtcagagttAAATAACTGGGAACGTTAACACTGTTGGAATtagatgttgttgctgttactTGTGACTGACTCTCTCACACTGTCGTGATCTTAGACACACCTGATTGAGGACTTTCTGGAGGTAGGGCGTGCCCATACGGTCGGCCAGGTGTCGATATGCAGGGTGTGAGAGAAAGAACTTCCTCTCAGCAGCCATGGCAGCATTAATGTCCTTCTTCCCATCAATGTCCTTCTGGCTCCGATTCACCACACCAATGTAACCTGGATGCAACAGACGAGAGTCccacagacatttacagtacaacCGAACTGAAACACTGTGAGATTTGCAGAAAACCAGATCCAACTCTTTTTATCACTTCCTGGAAATTCTGAGAACAGACTGGAAAAGATTCAACGCTTGTGGTCTAAATGGTAATTTTTGAATTGTGCTGGGCTCCTATGTTCTACATATGAAATAAGTTGAAACAGCCAAAACTCAGAATGAAAAGCCCCTGAAGGACATGTGTTTAATAATGTGTAGCTGtgtaaaaccacattttaaaacacataagaATGAAGAATGGAGGCGAAAAGCAGGAAGGAAgaagcacataaacacagtatgactgcatgtgtgtgtccaagTTTTTAAGAGACAAGGAGACAAAGGAGAAACAACCAGTTCAGGTCAAACAGATCTTAAGTTAAAGGTGGTTTGTGAGCCAGAAGCCTTGTAAATCCGAACATCCATCACATTAGACTGAGAAcgatgagaggaggagaagaaggagaggggggcatagaaaaaacaaagaacatggAAAATATTCAAAAGCACATGCCTGGTTCCTAACCAAgtggaaatggaaaagaaaatcaccACATCAGCACATAGCAAAAAAGGGCAGCCCACAACATACAGGCAAGCtcttagtgtttttgttttttcagtggctgcagcacagagcagctttGAGCATGACTGCCTTATTACCACAAGAGGGAAACAGTGTGTCGCTGTGACCACCATGCAGTGGAAAAGAGGTGGTGTTTGTGAGTActggtgtgggtgtgtgtgtgtgtctgctcaccTCTCCTGAGTGGAAGCAGCTTATTCTCCAGGATGTCCTTAGCATCTGTGCCCTCGTCCATCAGGTCCAGCTTGGTGATGACACCAATGGTCCTCAAACCTATGTCCACACACAAAACCATAACACTGGATTATCAATTtgtacaaatattaaattaaattgaaatttcAACTGAAATAATTTCTTATGCTCTGGAGGAACACAACCCGTGAGGTCCATAATACATCCTGTGATAAATCAAGAAAGCAACCAACAATGAATCACAAAAGTAccaaatacaacaataaaagtaCAGTTAGTGTACTCTGCATAATgtaagtttagttttattttattacctttctttatatttgtgtaCATAGGGTTACGGTTACTGATATATTTTCTAGTTTTATCAGAAAGGTGACCATATCTTTGTCATACAGTAGTTAGATTAATATTAGAATTAATGTGTTGCACAAAAATTTGATGTTTCCCTGAAATGTAGAGGATAACTCACCCTGAGGGTCGACCTCTTTGGCAATCTTTAAAGCGTCAGAGTTGGCCAGATCAGAGTTGGCTGGGGACACAGCCAGCAACAGGCAGTTGTCTTTAGTAACAAACTGCATCAGCATTTCTTTAATCTGGAACTCGATGTCTGCAGGCTGGTCGCCCACTGGCACCTTGGTCATCCCTGGCAGGTCGACCAGGGTCAGGTTCAGCACTGGGAGAAGAAAAGGGAAACAGGAGGAGCGAGAGAAAGCAAAGCAAACTCAGAGAGCTTCTTCTTGTGCACTGTTGCCAAGTGAGGGGCTTGGATGTACATAATTTATCTATGTCAGACATGCAGAACTTTTACATTAGTTTAAAAACAGAGAAGGATCTAAGAACTCTACATTTGACTCTGTAGTGTCAGTCAGACACAATTGGATAATAAACCAACATGCTAGTAAAATCAAACTAGTATCTCCATGGAAGTAGAGTTGTGTCAGCCTCACCGTTGGGGGAATAGACGCGCAAGTTGATGGGCACGGGAGAGATGCCCTTGTTGGCCCCGGTGAGGCGGTCAGTCTCTGCCTCGATCTCCAGCCGGACTTCATCAAAATCTGTGAACTTTTTGCCCTTACAGTGGAGAAACTCTGCATATTCTAGAGAAcggagaaaaagaagaactttaatgaacactgaagaaaaaaggaTCTAAAGATGATGACTCCTGAACtcttttattcatcttttgttttttttttattatgtatttgtgttggttCTTTTGTTGGTTGTggttttttcctttcttttttaaatgtaaggCAGCTGTAACaaagcaaaactatttccctaTTGCAATCCAGCAGCCAGCAGACGTTATATTAATCTCAAAGACAAATTCATTATACTACACATAGAGGCAAATTAATTTCTGAAAGGAAAAGCCTGATTGCAGAAAGGTAGAAATTTAACAACAGTAACATGAGAATTGTCATTATCAATTAAATCTGTAGAGATAAATAAAGTGGAAAACATGAGAGATTGTTTTTCCTTTGAGGAAGTGAGAGTGGGGGAGGAATCTTTTCTTAATAGCTGCCTTCTGGTAGGAAAAACCCGTGAAACGATTTAAAGTAAAGAGCGTTTTACATTTCGACAATTTTCACACATTGACTTAACGCAAGAGCTATTAATGCCCACTGACTGCAGTAGAtcattatttctgtgtgtgatgcCCCAAAATGTGCTCCATCCCAAATGTTTTACATCAAACACTATATGACAGTGtttcttcattaaaacaaatacaaaatcaaaataattattgaataatgtttttataaaggCATTTTCTTCCAGTAATAATAGAAAACTGAGTAAATGTTTTCTACAAATACACAGAATCAAACTAAATGTCAAGAACCAAAGCAACTCAGCTGAccagtgaaacattttacagcaaatTCAGGTTTTAACTCAAGAATTCTCTAAAGACAAGAACCTCAGGGGATGTTTGTgggttaaaatgtttttacctgTGGGACagttcagcagctgcagaaccAGAGGACGACGGGTCACGATGCCAGAACCGCGAGGAAGAAAATCCCTATAagtcaataatcaataatcagtaAAACTAATAATGCACAGATTAGACTAAAAAATGTTAACTCTCCATCAGACTCTATAAAGTGGCACATccatacataaaatataaattaatccAAGAAATGCTGTGTCACAACAACATGAATCATGAAacgacagaaagacagaagaaacaTGAGCCAGTGAATATGAATCAGCGTGCTGGGGGCGTGGGAAGACTTGAGCTTTATTCTCTCAGGAAATCTGCAAAGAGCAGAGAACACGTGcgactgtgagtgtgtgtgtgtgtgtgtgtgtgtgtgtgtgtgtgtgtgtgcgcagtgCAGggctgaacaacaacaaatcctCACACAACAGCTGTGCTCCCACCAGGCTGAATGCCCATTTCATTTACTGCAGGAATAAAACCCAAAGATTTTCAGTTTACGATCGtaaaagaaacaagaggacATTTTGAGTAAGTGATTATCAAAGATAAACTATTACAGTAAGTTGTTCTTCATTATTACAGTTAATATGTTGGTATTTCTAAAGCTAATAATCAAAGTTTAATTAGCACAAATTGCCTTTTTCTAAACCCTGACACTGACTTTgggcattttttatttgcacagaTTTGGCATTTCAGCATCAGCAACAACAATTTAACAACTCAGCACTAGTAGCACTGGTTCacaggcaaataaaaaacatcactaTTTGCATAAGCTTCTTCAGCAGTTTTCTTCTCCTTTATTTTGAGTCAGTGGTGTGTCTGTTAAAACATCCTCTCAGGAATCTCACCCATCTATTTTCATTTCTTGAAGcaatattacaaataataagATGGACGATCCTTGAAGCTTCATAAAATTTTGGATTTTCTCTCATCTCATGATCCACGTCTGTTATGACCCGAGATACTGtcctgatgtttgtgtttgcacagatGAGTCACGACCAGACACTAAGACACTGCTTGCTTTGGGGCGTTCAGCTGCTTATGCAACCTCAGCCATTGGCACTGTGTGCTCCTCAACCAGCTGACATAGCAGTTCTCACTCAGTGatgcatggtgtgtgtgtgtctgtgtgtgtgtgtgtgtgtgtcgtaacaacaacaaaggtaACTGCAGACTGCAGTCCAGCCAAATGTTCTATTACAGTTGTGGTTTTAGTAATAAACCATCATCTAAAGATAGAGAAGgtttcaaatgttttgaaagTACACATTGGTGAATTATTCAGCATCCGAAGAGAACAGTTATCTACCAAACCTCATGAATAAGAAATAGACGAGGACCCTGTTTGAACCTGAAGCAGTGCCTGAGGCAGTTTGGATACATGAGTTATGAGTTGAGATAAATCAGAGCTGAGCTGCTTTGGCTCAATATTGTCACCTAACCAAAATTGATCATAACGACAACTCTGTTCCTATGCTATAATACGGTTTGATTAACCTCACTGAGCACATAACATTTTATCATCACAACTCTCTAGAAACAAAATATGAAACTGGATCCCGGAGATGATTACAATGGTGGTCTTTATTAATCAGATGATTAAACAAATAGAATATAGTACAATAATTTCATTTAGAGGAGctgttatgtatatatatgagattatatatgtatatatgatatTTTGAATGAAGCCAGGCTGGCATGTTTTCGGTCtatatgctaagctaagctaactgacTGCAGGCTTTGAATGTGTGACTGTCAACAACACACGAGAAGACATAATGCTGTAGCTGATGTTTGCTTATCACTAACATCTGCCTCTCTGGATAAAGCTTCCTTGGTGAgtactgttctgtttttacacCTCAGCTTTGTACGACAAAGGA encodes the following:
- the dnm1a gene encoding dynamin-1a isoform X1; translated protein: MGNRGMEDLIPLVNRMQDAFSAIGQNANLDLPQIAVVGGQSAGKSSVLENFVGKDFLPRGSGIVTRRPLVLQLLNCPTEYAEFLHCKGKKFTDFDEVRLEIEAETDRLTGANKGISPVPINLRVYSPNVLNLTLVDLPGMTKVPVGDQPADIEFQIKEMLMQFVTKDNCLLLAVSPANSDLANSDALKIAKEVDPQGLRTIGVITKLDLMDEGTDAKDILENKLLPLRRGYIGVVNRSQKDIDGKKDINAAMAAERKFFLSHPAYRHLADRMGTPYLQKVLNQQLTNHIRDTLPGLRAKLQSQLLSIEKEVEEYKNFRPDDPSRKTKALLQMVQQFSVDFEKCIEGSGDQIDTAELSGGARINRIFHERFPFELVKMEFDEKELRKEISYAIKNIHGIRTGLFTPDMAFETIVKRQIGKIKEPCTKCVDMVISELVNTVRQCTKKLAQYPMLREEMERIVTQHIRDRENRTKDQVLLLIDIELSYMNTNHEDFIGFANAQQRINQMNKKKAAGNQDEIMVIRKGWLTINNIGIMKGGAKEYWFVLTAESLSWYKDDEEKEKKYMLQVDNLKLRDVEKGFMSSKHIFALFNTEQRNVYKDYRQLELACESQEDVDAWKASFLRAGVYPERVTEKEGKSDGGDENGSDNFVHSMDPQLERQVETIRNLVDSYMAIVNKTVRDLMPKTIMHLMINNTKEFINAELLAQLYSCGDQNTLMEESAEQAQHRDEMLRMYHALREALNIIGDISTTTVSTTMPPPVDDSWLQVHRGGSGGRSPATSPTPNRRAPPGPPARPGSRGPPPGPPPAGGPPVPSRPGASPDPYSGPPPTVPSRPNRAPPSVPSRRPPPSPTH
- the dnm1a gene encoding dynamin-1a isoform X3 translates to MGNRGMEDLIPLVNRMQDAFSAIGQNANLDLPQIAVVGGQSAGKSSVLENFVGKDFLPRGSGIVTRRPLVLQLLNCPTEYAEFLHCKGKKFTDFDEVRLEIEAETDRLTGANKGISPVPINLRVYSPNVLNLTLVDLPGMTKVPVGDQPADIEFQIKEMLMQFVTKDNCLLLAVSPANSDLANSDALKIAKEVDPQGLRTIGVITKLDLMDEGTDAKDILENKLLPLRRGYIGVVNRSQKDIDGKKDINAAMAAERKFFLSHPAYRHLADRMGTPYLQKVLNQQLTNHIRDTLPGLRAKLQSQLLSIEKEVEEYKNFRPDDPSRKTKALLQMVQQFSVDFEKCIEGSGDQIDTAELSGGARINRIFHERFPFELVKMEFDEKELRKEISYAIKNIHGIRTGLFTPDMAFETIVKRQIGKIKEPCTKCVDMVISELVNTVRQCTKKLAQYPMLREEMERIVTQHIRDRENRTKDQVLLLIDIELSYMNTNHEDFIGFANAQQRINQMNKKKAAGNQVIRKGWLTINNIGIMKGGAKEYWFVLTAESLSWYKDDEEKEKKYMLQVDNLKLRDVEKGFMSSKHIFALFNTEQRNVYKDYRQLELACESQEDVDAWKASFLRAGVYPERVTEKEGKSDGGDENGSDNFVHSMDPQLERQVETIRNLVDSYMAIVNKTVRDLMPKTIMHLMINNTKEFINAELLAQLYSCGDQNTLMEESAEQAQHRDEMLRMYHALREALNIIGDISTTTVSTTMPPPVDDSWLQVHRGGSGGRSPATSPTPNRRAPPGPPARPGSRGPPPGPPPAGGPPVPSRPGASPDPYSGPPPTVPSRPNRAPPSVPSRRPPPSPTH
- the dnm1a gene encoding dynamin-1a isoform X6; translated protein: MGNRGMEDLIPLVNRMQDAFSAIGQNANLDLPQIAVVGGQSAGKSSVLENFVGKDFLPRGSGIVTRRPLVLQLLNCPTEYAEFLHCKGKKFTDFDEVRLEIEAETDRLTGANKGISPVPINLRVYSPNVLNLTLVDLPGMTKVPVGDQPADIEFQIKEMLMQFVTKDNCLLLAVSPANSDLANSDALKIAKEVDPQGLRTIGVITKLDLMDEGTDAKDILENKLLPLRRGYIGVVNRSQKDIDGKKDINAAMAAERKFFLSHPAYRHLADRMGTPYLQKVLNQQLTNHIRDTLPGLRAKLQSQLLSIEKEVEEYKNFRPDDPSRKTKALLQMVQQFSVDFEKCIEGSGDQIDTAELSGGARINRIFHERFPFELVKMEFDEKELRKEISYAIKNIHGIRTGLFTPDLAFEAIVKKQIQKLKEPTLKCIDMVVSELTFTIQKCSQKLAQYPMLREEMERIVTQHIRDRENRTKDQVLLLIDIELSYMNTNHEDFIGFANAQQRINQMNKKKAAGNQDEIMVIRKGWLTINNIGIMKGGAKEYWFVLTAESLSWYKDDEEKEKKYMLQVDNLKLRDVEKGFMSSKHIFALFNTEQRNVYKDYRQLELACESQEDVDAWKASFLRAGVYPERVTEKEGKSDGGDENGSDNFVHSMDPQLERQVETIRNLVDSYMAIVNKTVRDLMPKTIMHLMINNTKEFINAELLAQLYSCGDQNTLMEESAEQAQHRDEMLRMYHALREALNIIGDISTTTVSTTMPPPVDDSWLQVHRGGSGGRSPATSPTPNRRAPPGPPARPGSRGPPPGPPPAGGPPVPSRPGASPDPYSGPPPTVPSRPNRAPPSVPRITITDQ
- the dnm1a gene encoding dynamin-1a isoform X2; its protein translation is MGNRGMEDLIPLVNRMQDAFSAIGQNANLDLPQIAVVGGQSAGKSSVLENFVGKDFLPRGSGIVTRRPLVLQLLNCPTEYAEFLHCKGKKFTDFDEVRLEIEAETDRLTGANKGISPVPINLRVYSPNVLNLTLVDLPGMTKVPVGDQPADIEFQIKEMLMQFVTKDNCLLLAVSPANSDLANSDALKIAKEVDPQGLRTIGVITKLDLMDEGTDAKDILENKLLPLRRGYIGVVNRSQKDIDGKKDINAAMAAERKFFLSHPAYRHLADRMGTPYLQKVLNQQLTNHIRDTLPGLRAKLQSQLLSIEKEVEEYKNFRPDDPSRKTKALLQMVQQFSVDFEKCIEGSGDQIDTAELSGGARINRIFHERFPFELVKMEFDEKELRKEISYAIKNIHGIRTGLFTPDMAFETIVKRQIGKIKEPCTKCVDMVISELVNTVRQCTKKLAQYPMLREEMERIVTQHIRDRENRTKDQVLLLIDIELSYMNTNHEDFIGFANAQQRINQMNKKKAAGNQDEIMVIRKGWLTINNIGIMKGGAKEYWFVLTAESLSWYKDDEEKEKKYMLQVDNLKLRDVEKGFMSSKHIFALFNTEQRNVYKDYRQLELACESQEDVDAWKASFLRAGVYPERVTEKEGKSDGGDENGSDNFVHSMDPQLERQVETIRNLVDSYMAIVNKTVRDLMPKTIMHLMINNTKEFINAELLAQLYSCGDQNTLMEESAEQAQHRDEMLRMYHALREALNIIGDISTTTVSTTMPPPVDDSWLQVHRGGSGGRSPATSPTPNRRAPPGPPARPGSRGPPPGPPPAGGPPVPSRPGASPDPYSGPPPTVPSRPNRAPPSVPRITITDQ